A portion of the Barnesiella propionica genome contains these proteins:
- a CDS encoding T9SS type A sorting domain-containing protein, with protein GFVTEGNFVSVKGISSGLYILKISTQNDIKITKLLINRTK; from the coding sequence GGATTTGTCACGGAAGGCAATTTCGTATCGGTCAAAGGTATTTCTTCCGGATTATATATATTGAAGATCAGTACTCAGAATGATATTAAGATTACAAAATTACTTATTAACAGAACTAAATAA
- a CDS encoding TolB-like translocation protein produces MKTKLAIVLMACSFTLYGQIVKVEKHYPVMQKTESRMFYPVLSDDGMKMLYTSENYEGLKMYDLSGNYSEIITTAKGAGFDPIFNENGTKIYYRPVEFINKLRYQSLNCYDVKLKKADQIISSKREMSKPMAVNGGMTVAADRKLMKSKNASVSKKYVYSLVKEGKIVVCDGASSRIIRPYGDQVQSYLWTTVSPDGTKILTVAVGKGVVVLDMKGNILSELGDYEAPVWYGNEYVVVMNATDDGHQFTSSQLKLISIDGKRSQDLTRPESMAMNPTAAGNAGKVAYCTIDGKIYVMELSNIK; encoded by the coding sequence ATGAAAACAAAATTGGCAATCGTCTTAATGGCGTGTTCTTTTACGCTTTACGGACAAATTGTAAAAGTTGAAAAACATTATCCGGTCATGCAAAAAACGGAGAGCCGGATGTTTTATCCTGTATTAAGTGACGATGGAATGAAAATGCTTTATACATCGGAAAATTATGAAGGATTAAAAATGTATGATCTGTCAGGGAATTATTCCGAAATTATTACAACAGCTAAAGGGGCAGGTTTTGATCCTATATTTAATGAAAACGGGACGAAAATATATTATCGTCCGGTTGAATTTATTAATAAACTGCGCTATCAGTCTTTAAATTGCTATGACGTAAAATTAAAAAAAGCGGATCAGATCATATCTTCTAAACGTGAAATGAGTAAACCTATGGCGGTAAATGGCGGTATGACTGTTGCCGCTGACCGGAAACTGATGAAATCGAAGAATGCTTCTGTTTCAAAAAAATATGTTTACTCTCTTGTAAAAGAAGGCAAGATCGTTGTTTGTGACGGTGCATCTTCAAGAATAATTCGTCCTTATGGTGATCAGGTGCAAAGTTATTTATGGACAACAGTTTCTCCCGATGGCACTAAAATTCTTACAGTAGCTGTTGGCAAGGGCGTAGTCGTATTGGATATGAAAGGAAATATCTTATCGGAATTAGGCGATTATGAAGCTCCGGTATGGTATGGTAATGAATATGTCGTAGTAATGAATGCTACTGACGATGGCCACCAGTTTACTTCATCACAACTTAAGTTGATAAGTATTGACGGAAAACGTTCTCAAGACCTTACCCGTCCGGAAAGTATGGCAATGAATCCTACTGCTGCAGGTAATGCCGGTAAAGTAGCTTATTGCACGATTGACGGGAAAATATATGTAATGGAATTAAGTAATATCAAATGA
- a CDS encoding Ig-like domain-containing protein, with protein sequence MKKIFLLLSILLAFTVQAKDLSGLKIYVNPGHGGYDSDDRNVAVYPYAQGDTLGFWESSSNLHKGLMLRDLLQEQGADVMMSRVLNRTEDDRGLETIGREASEWGADMFFSIHSNALGSGSERVNYPLMLFRGYTQNPIKPADKVMSKILFKHLIENEVAYWTRTEEYIAGDFDFYPDWNNAGLGVLRRLTVPGMLSEGSFHEYVPETYRLLNMDYKWMESWHFVKAVMEYFERDGFTKGNIAGAVYDSRMTRTETYKQFGRDKLVPLTKAKVTLLPNNITYTTDNLYNGVYVFKDLEPGNYQIKVEAADHYDKTVDVVVTADKITYANMPMDRIRSTPPVVTKYSPVMADDNDSINCRTPITLEFNWDMDTESVINAFSIEPAVEGDITFEDSQYRMIFTPTQPYEVATNYTVKLAKTAKHPGEISMENDFSFSFLTQGRNKLSMIAASPDGGVIHYAKPTVEFRFDHVLDPVNIRNYVKAYDKAGAEVAFNARAVTYNKIGDEFGNFTATFSNDLKIGDDYVIKITDGLKDTEGLNAIKTIEIPFKAVDVRTNEGTVVESFEGTDLFAYNAEQSTGVKSAAAKRYTTQKLFDASSYDFTYTFEGTEGSVMYVVSAPSAVTAKGNKVIGLHVFGDLTGNEVYLQFTSGTEVQLVKIATLNFRGWQFREVKLNLDSSKDYQFTGVKLVRINHPLAATGDFCLDNMIVYDQLINSVEQTKSEGLNVFPNPASEFIKVTSESNIRALELYSIGGALIKRVNDSALKVSDVIPGTYVLKVETDKGVDSVPVIIVR encoded by the coding sequence ATGAAAAAGATATTTCTATTATTAAGTATTTTATTGGCATTTACCGTACAGGCAAAAGATTTGTCCGGTTTAAAAATATATGTTAATCCTGGTCACGGAGGTTATGATTCGGATGACCGTAATGTTGCCGTATATCCTTATGCACAGGGTGATACTCTGGGCTTTTGGGAATCATCCAGTAATTTGCATAAAGGACTCATGTTACGCGATTTGCTTCAGGAGCAAGGTGCTGATGTAATGATGTCGCGTGTTTTAAATCGAACGGAAGATGACAGGGGGCTCGAAACAATAGGACGTGAGGCCAGTGAATGGGGTGCCGATATGTTTTTCTCCATTCATAGTAATGCATTGGGATCAGGATCGGAACGTGTAAATTATCCTTTAATGTTATTCAGGGGATATACACAGAATCCTATAAAGCCGGCCGATAAAGTAATGTCTAAAATATTATTTAAGCATTTGATCGAAAACGAGGTGGCCTACTGGACCCGTACCGAAGAGTATATTGCAGGTGATTTTGATTTTTATCCCGACTGGAATAATGCCGGTCTGGGCGTTTTGCGCAGACTGACCGTGCCGGGAATGCTTTCCGAAGGTTCTTTCCATGAATATGTTCCTGAAACATACAGATTGTTGAATATGGACTATAAATGGATGGAATCCTGGCATTTTGTAAAAGCTGTAATGGAGTATTTCGAGAGAGACGGTTTTACTAAAGGTAATATCGCGGGAGCTGTTTATGATAGTCGTATGACCCGTACCGAAACCTATAAACAGTTCGGTAGAGATAAATTGGTGCCTTTAACGAAAGCAAAAGTGACCCTTTTGCCCAATAATATTACTTATACAACCGATAACTTATATAATGGTGTATATGTATTTAAGGATCTGGAGCCCGGTAATTACCAAATCAAAGTAGAAGCGGCAGATCATTATGATAAGACTGTGGATGTTGTGGTTACGGCAGATAAGATAACATATGCGAATATGCCTATGGACCGGATACGCAGTACTCCCCCGGTGGTAACAAAATATTCTCCTGTAATGGCAGATGATAATGATAGTATAAATTGCAGGACTCCGATTACCTTGGAATTTAATTGGGATATGGATACCGAGTCTGTTATAAATGCATTTTCCATTGAACCGGCTGTAGAAGGTGATATTACTTTCGAGGATTCTCAGTATCGCATGATTTTCACTCCGACGCAGCCTTATGAAGTTGCAACAAACTATACCGTTAAGTTAGCCAAAACAGCTAAACATCCGGGAGAAATATCCATGGAAAATGATTTTTCTTTCAGTTTCCTGACTCAGGGACGTAATAAATTGTCGATGATAGCTGCAAGTCCTGACGGAGGCGTCATACATTATGCGAAACCGACTGTTGAGTTCCGTTTCGATCATGTATTGGATCCTGTTAATATTAGAAACTATGTTAAAGCTTATGATAAAGCAGGCGCGGAGGTTGCATTCAATGCGCGTGCTGTAACTTATAATAAAATAGGTGATGAATTCGGAAACTTTACAGCGACATTCTCGAATGACCTGAAAATAGGTGACGATTATGTAATTAAAATCACGGATGGTCTTAAAGATACCGAGGGGCTTAATGCCATTAAAACAATTGAAATACCTTTCAAAGCGGTAGATGTGCGTACCAATGAGGGTACTGTGGTAGAATCGTTTGAAGGTACGGATTTGTTTGCCTATAATGCGGAACAGAGCACCGGTGTAAAATCGGCTGCTGCTAAGAGGTATACGACCCAGAAATTGTTCGATGCGTCGTCTTATGACTTTACGTATACATTTGAGGGAACCGAAGGTTCTGTTATGTATGTAGTGTCTGCTCCATCGGCTGTAACGGCGAAAGGAAATAAGGTGATCGGTCTGCATGTATTCGGCGATCTGACCGGTAATGAAGTTTATTTACAATTTACGTCGGGTACTGAGGTACAATTGGTTAAAATTGCTACTTTGAATTTCAGGGGATGGCAATTCCGTGAAGTAAAATTGAATTTGGATTCGTCGAAAGACTATCAGTTTACCGGTGTCAAACTTGTTCGTATTAATCATCCATTGGCAGCTACGGGTGATTTCTGCCTGGATAATATGATCGTTTATGATCAGCTCATTAATAGTGTGGAACAAACGAAATCCGAAGGTTTGAATGTCTTTCCTAATCCGGCTTCCGAGTTTATCAAAGTGACATCGGAATCTAATATCCGTGCATTAGAATTATATTCTATTGGAGGGGCTTTGATTAAGAGAGTGAATGATTCGGCTCTTAAAGTGTCGGATGTTATTCCCGGTACTTATGTGTTAAAAGTTGAAACAGACAAAGGTGTCGATTCAGTTCCGGTTATTATAGTCAGATGA
- a CDS encoding phosphodiester glycosidase family protein: MKIRSMLLMAGMVTALSAGAQAPDWGKGDTIEYYSIGPGAMYARIEFTKKPLHVFQTTIDLNNPYNNVELYPSNLKTPDPQRETTSSQCKSNTYAGHRSFCGVNHDLFHYSNQTTAAGINARNGEIVSHYGNYGRSVLSISKDKVAEVFPPNFSASVIFGDNTRLNIDNINESAYGIQSVRNCVLFNPFCSLTLNESGTYVLLEPQGEWIINGEPTACKVKRVSQEAIQPDKKSHILFVRREAETLFKSKVSEGDVIYISQEFLEGRFPNSGLSVPPAKNILQVAHGWPSVILNGELHDKEYNDFVEPGRENWDYPCTLAGITKDGKKLFLITVDKATMVEIAYYLVSQGAWNVVNFDGGGSATMVVNGDVVNNPTDGRERAVMDSFQGISYAPADDELGSITFSRPSIEAIPFASIPLRLLSHNKYGEILDSDLKDVEFVCPENLGTVDSNGNFLAGGQEMSGIVTARKGDKECELFVNIVPAENPIKVEPVNILIDNIREYPINLTSVFGKKTYKINPAAFDWVSSDPACCIVEDGIVKGLANGESDLTGTCGDNTLSLHVKVEIGMNEIVCEDFSDMADYPMNMTSAVTNLHFDNTGLPAGWNDGVNMIFNLGTGRGPYIEMKNPVTFFGLPDSISLELMPSADFVRNISITFSSNLKKDFLFYEIVPEQKKDSIYVVPFSTEDAAYDITMFPIVMESIKFNLDQQKKGNDLNIFMRDLKAYYPLKGDMKVESVSRQKGLKVYIDGAENLVLELPGIQTGAVKTEICNMEGRLLLADTGNISSDSIYSIPVSGFAPGIYVIKVYTKDSIFVSKFPVR; the protein is encoded by the coding sequence ATGAAGATAAGAAGCATGTTGCTTATGGCGGGTATGGTTACGGCCTTATCCGCCGGGGCACAAGCTCCCGATTGGGGCAAAGGAGATACGATTGAATATTATTCGATAGGCCCCGGAGCCATGTATGCCCGCATTGAGTTTACCAAGAAACCTTTGCATGTATTTCAAACTACTATAGATTTGAATAATCCGTATAATAATGTTGAGTTATACCCTTCGAATTTGAAGACTCCCGATCCTCAGAGAGAAACTACGTCATCTCAATGTAAAAGTAATACATATGCAGGTCACCGGTCTTTTTGCGGGGTTAATCATGATTTGTTCCATTACAGTAATCAGACTACGGCGGCAGGTATTAATGCCCGTAATGGAGAGATCGTGAGCCATTATGGGAATTATGGCAGATCGGTTTTATCAATTAGTAAGGATAAAGTAGCTGAAGTATTCCCTCCGAATTTTAGCGCTTCTGTCATATTCGGGGATAATACCCGTTTAAATATAGATAATATAAACGAATCGGCTTACGGAATACAAAGTGTTAGAAATTGTGTTTTATTCAATCCGTTTTGTTCTCTGACTTTGAATGAGAGCGGGACATACGTATTGTTGGAACCGCAGGGCGAATGGATTATAAATGGAGAACCTACCGCTTGTAAAGTAAAAAGAGTCAGTCAGGAAGCTATTCAGCCTGACAAGAAAAGCCATATACTATTTGTAAGGAGAGAAGCAGAAACTCTCTTTAAATCGAAAGTGTCGGAAGGAGATGTTATTTATATATCTCAGGAATTCCTGGAAGGACGTTTTCCTAATTCAGGTCTTTCGGTTCCCCCGGCTAAAAATATATTGCAGGTAGCCCATGGCTGGCCCAGTGTGATACTGAATGGCGAATTGCACGATAAGGAATATAATGACTTTGTCGAACCCGGACGTGAAAATTGGGATTATCCTTGTACTTTGGCCGGTATAACTAAAGATGGGAAAAAGCTTTTTCTTATTACGGTAGATAAAGCAACGATGGTCGAGATAGCTTATTATCTTGTTTCCCAAGGGGCCTGGAATGTCGTTAATTTTGATGGAGGAGGATCTGCTACCATGGTTGTTAATGGCGATGTAGTCAATAATCCTACAGATGGGAGAGAAAGAGCTGTAATGGATTCATTCCAGGGTATTTCGTATGCTCCGGCTGATGATGAACTCGGATCAATTACTTTTTCCCGTCCTTCTATAGAAGCAATCCCTTTTGCATCGATACCTTTAAGACTGCTTTCTCATAATAAATATGGTGAAATATTGGATAGCGATTTAAAAGATGTGGAGTTTGTCTGTCCTGAAAATTTGGGTACTGTCGATTCGAATGGTAATTTTTTGGCTGGAGGGCAGGAAATGTCGGGAATCGTTACGGCACGTAAAGGAGACAAGGAGTGTGAATTGTTCGTTAATATTGTTCCGGCTGAAAATCCCATAAAAGTTGAGCCTGTGAATATTTTGATAGATAATATACGGGAATATCCGATAAATCTGACATCTGTCTTTGGGAAAAAAACATATAAGATAAATCCGGCCGCTTTTGATTGGGTATCTTCCGATCCTGCCTGTTGTATCGTTGAGGATGGAATAGTAAAAGGACTTGCAAATGGAGAAAGCGATTTGACCGGCACTTGTGGAGATAATACTTTGTCTTTACATGTAAAAGTGGAAATCGGTATGAATGAAATTGTGTGTGAAGATTTTTCCGATATGGCGGATTATCCTATGAATATGACTTCGGCGGTTACTAATCTTCATTTTGATAATACAGGTTTACCTGCAGGTTGGAATGACGGCGTGAATATGATATTTAATTTGGGTACTGGTCGCGGACCGTATATAGAAATGAAAAATCCCGTTACATTTTTCGGCCTGCCAGATTCTATTTCATTGGAATTGATGCCTTCAGCCGATTTTGTCCGGAATATAAGCATAACTTTTTCTTCCAATTTGAAGAAAGACTTTTTGTTTTATGAAATAGTGCCCGAACAAAAGAAGGATTCCATATATGTAGTGCCGTTTAGCACAGAGGACGCTGCATACGATATAACTATGTTCCCTATTGTAATGGAGAGTATCAAATTTAATTTGGACCAGCAAAAGAAAGGCAATGATTTGAATATTTTTATGAGGGATCTTAAAGCTTATTATCCTTTGAAAGGGGATATGAAAGTCGAAAGCGTTTCCCGGCAAAAAGGTTTAAAAGTTTATATTGACGGGGCTGAGAATCTGGTATTAGAATTACCGGGAATACAGACCGGGGCTGTAAAAACAGAGATTTGCAATATGGAAGGTCGGTTGTTGCTGGCCGATACAGGGAATATATCCTCGGATTCAATTTACAGTATACCTGTGTCTGGTTTTGCTCCGGGCATTTATGTGATAAAGGTTTATACCAAAGATTCGATATTTGTTTCCAAATTTCCTGTGAGATGA
- a CDS encoding phosphodiester glycosidase family protein, producing MKLFKVLKYVVLGTILPFSAGAAAPEWGVGDTLESYTLGPGIQYTKMIFRNYPMTVWVTEIDLSNPYNKIEQVHSRHEVPDVYRWTVPQHFTENSYPGHQVRVAFNHDFFSYEAGVCIGLNISEGEIGYGSGWGRSLLAINKDKKAGVFYPVLSSSLILPDQSKVGIEFFNSQAAGVTGDCVLFNTLNSRILSETGKYIKLLPKAAWTVNGPDIPCEVLEISDSPLQTSKTECVIFLRGSKLNAIDGKLKAGDVVYVSQKFENGKFGTPLENITAAFHGYPSIAHNGVLHDGEYNDFEGGREYEISSHVLAGISKDKTKLYIVLNEMSPASLGTDCVQMANWMLAHGSWDIVNFDSGGSAAIVVDAEMLNYPARGSIRPVEDALLAVSLAPEDKKVDHYTFSRPSISPSVISVTPLSLIAFNQYDEILEKDVKGFTYTCVPEEMGYVDDDGLFHSSATAVDGKIIAEKNGLKSEIRVTMKGVSGIKVGSDNLLLDGNREYMIPIEGSAGGAKYQLDPGAFSWTSTNPDCCSINNGILKGLAEGETVLTGVFDTLTLNINVKVEMCGGIRVEDHFNDLSAWNITSSSTVTNLRSDAANLPAGWKSGTNMSFDLGTGRAPYILMNWGKDFYSLPDSMSLQMCPQNSVINKMVFTFTSQKKKDFLTCEIVPEPQNDSVYVIPFTEEGQVFDVPVYPITLESIKIMLGNASAGKDIKIPLRDFKVYYPGDDSGVDVLTFESKRLNADISYPGYVRLNFVQPVRSEVSAAIWDASGKLVYNDRFGTKEVGDCTLNIPVGGFNPGVYIVKVKTGSDILTAKFPVR from the coding sequence ATGAAACTTTTTAAAGTATTGAAATATGTTGTACTGGGGACGATTCTCCCGTTTTCGGCAGGAGCTGCTGCTCCTGAATGGGGGGTAGGAGATACACTGGAAAGCTATACATTAGGTCCTGGTATACAGTATACTAAAATGATTTTTCGTAATTATCCCATGACCGTATGGGTTACAGAGATAGATCTTTCTAACCCTTATAATAAGATCGAGCAGGTTCATTCGCGGCATGAGGTTCCCGATGTTTATCGCTGGACGGTTCCTCAGCATTTTACGGAAAATTCTTATCCCGGCCATCAGGTGCGGGTCGCATTTAACCATGATTTCTTTTCTTATGAGGCAGGTGTATGTATAGGGCTTAATATAAGTGAAGGAGAAATAGGTTACGGATCGGGCTGGGGACGTTCGTTACTGGCAATAAACAAAGATAAGAAAGCAGGTGTTTTTTATCCGGTTCTTAGTTCTTCATTGATTTTGCCGGACCAGAGTAAGGTGGGCATAGAATTTTTTAATTCTCAGGCTGCCGGTGTGACAGGAGATTGTGTGCTGTTTAATACTTTGAACTCGAGGATACTGTCTGAGACGGGAAAATATATAAAATTATTACCTAAGGCAGCCTGGACAGTAAATGGGCCGGATATACCTTGTGAAGTCTTAGAAATATCGGATTCTCCTTTGCAAACCAGTAAAACGGAGTGTGTAATTTTCTTGCGGGGAAGTAAATTGAATGCCATTGACGGAAAATTAAAAGCCGGTGATGTAGTGTACGTATCGCAAAAATTTGAAAATGGAAAGTTCGGAACTCCTCTTGAAAATATAACGGCAGCCTTTCATGGATATCCGAGTATAGCACATAACGGAGTGCTCCATGATGGAGAATATAATGATTTTGAAGGTGGTCGCGAATATGAGATATCTTCACATGTATTGGCTGGTATTTCCAAAGATAAGACTAAATTATACATTGTTTTGAATGAAATGTCTCCTGCCAGCTTGGGTACCGACTGTGTCCAGATGGCAAACTGGATGTTGGCCCATGGTTCCTGGGATATCGTTAATTTCGACAGTGGGGGTTCTGCTGCCATTGTTGTAGATGCGGAGATGCTTAATTATCCGGCCAGAGGTTCTATTCGTCCAGTAGAAGATGCATTATTGGCAGTATCTTTGGCGCCTGAAGACAAGAAGGTAGATCATTATACCTTTTCCCGGCCAAGCATATCTCCTTCTGTTATTTCTGTAACACCTCTATCTTTAATTGCTTTCAACCAATATGATGAGATTCTTGAGAAGGATGTGAAAGGATTTACATATACTTGTGTGCCGGAAGAAATGGGATATGTAGATGATGACGGATTATTTCATTCGTCAGCTACGGCTGTCGATGGAAAAATCATTGCCGAGAAGAATGGGCTCAAGTCCGAAATAAGGGTAACAATGAAAGGTGTTTCCGGGATTAAAGTAGGTTCCGATAATTTATTGCTTGATGGAAACAGGGAGTATATGATTCCTATCGAAGGCAGTGCTGGGGGGGCGAAATATCAGCTCGATCCGGGTGCATTTAGCTGGACTTCTACAAATCCGGACTGTTGTTCGATTAATAACGGTATATTAAAGGGTCTGGCCGAGGGCGAAACCGTATTAACAGGAGTATTTGATACTTTAACTTTGAATATCAATGTTAAGGTCGAAATGTGTGGAGGAATAAGAGTTGAAGACCATTTTAATGATCTTTCTGCCTGGAATATTACAAGTAGTTCTACAGTAACAAATTTGCGCAGTGATGCTGCGAATTTACCGGCCGGCTGGAAGAGTGGCACAAACATGAGTTTCGATTTAGGCACAGGCCGTGCTCCTTATATCCTTATGAATTGGGGCAAAGATTTTTATAGCCTTCCTGATTCGATGTCTTTGCAAATGTGTCCGCAGAATTCGGTTATTAATAAGATGGTATTTACTTTTACTTCACAGAAGAAAAAGGATTTCCTGACTTGTGAGATCGTTCCTGAACCGCAGAACGATTCGGTTTATGTGATTCCTTTTACCGAAGAAGGACAAGTATTTGATGTGCCCGTGTATCCTATAACGCTGGAGAGTATTAAGATAATGCTGGGAAACGCTTCGGCCGGGAAAGATATTAAAATCCCGTTGCGTGATTTTAAAGTGTATTATCCGGGCGATGATTCGGGGGTAGACGTATTGACATTTGAAAGTAAACGATTAAATGCGGATATTTCATATCCGGGATATGTCCGGCTTAACTTCGTTCAACCTGTCAGGTCTGAAGTTTCGGCCGCTATTTGGGATGCTTCCGGAAAACTTGTTTATAACGATCGTTTTGGAACCAAAGAAGTCGGCGATTGTACATTAAATATACCTGTCGGCGGTTTTAATCCGGGCGTATATATTGTGAAAGTGAAAACGGGAAGTGATATTCTTACCGCAAAATTTCCTGTAAGATAA